One window of the Bradyrhizobium sp. NP1 genome contains the following:
- a CDS encoding cupin domain-containing protein, with product MAVAKTRRRTGKGQELRKIAADSGSAADEIKIGLRLKHARLAKHLKLRELADRLGCSESFLSKLENDKVRPSLSMLHQIVGTLDINIAALFADPLTDAPVLIMRSDNRPVIRTDPLLQGPGIALERLIATAKGALIEANIHCVSPGGHTDGEIIHDGEEIGYVLTGELELHVAGETYHVAEGDCFFFKSDLSHGYRNPGKVMTRVLWVCTPPTF from the coding sequence ATGGCGGTAGCAAAGACACGGCGCAGGACCGGCAAGGGCCAGGAATTGCGAAAGATCGCTGCCGATAGCGGCAGTGCCGCGGACGAGATCAAGATCGGCCTGCGGTTGAAGCATGCGCGGCTCGCGAAGCATCTGAAGCTTCGCGAGCTTGCCGACCGGCTGGGATGCTCCGAGAGTTTCCTGTCCAAGCTCGAGAACGACAAGGTGCGTCCGTCGCTCTCGATGCTGCACCAGATCGTCGGCACGCTGGACATCAACATCGCGGCGCTTTTCGCCGATCCCCTGACGGATGCGCCGGTGCTGATCATGCGATCGGACAACAGGCCGGTGATCCGGACCGATCCCCTGCTGCAGGGGCCTGGCATCGCGCTGGAACGGCTGATCGCGACCGCCAAGGGGGCGCTGATCGAGGCCAATATCCACTGCGTGTCGCCGGGCGGGCATACCGACGGCGAGATCATCCACGACGGCGAGGAGATCGGCTACGTTCTGACCGGCGAGCTGGAGCTGCATGTCGCCGGCGAAACCTACCATGTTGCCGAAGGCGACTGCTTCTTCTTCAAGTCGGATTTGAGCCACGGCTATCGCAACCCCGGCAAGGTCATGACCAGGGTGCTGTGGGTCTGCACGCCCCCGACCTTTTGA
- a CDS encoding long-chain-fatty-acid--CoA ligase — protein sequence MRIDDIIWHNARARADKLAVACGAVRLSFAQLAERSRKVANALAGLGVQRGERVAVLATNTAEYVEVVFGIAAAGAVWVPLNFRLAAEELEFIIADSEAAAVVYTHDMVSAVDAIRDRLPAVRTWIRIGGGAAGGAAVAYDDMLSRAKASAPSTMASSADLFTIMYTSGTTGRPKGAMLSHEAFSLGTLLSSIALNARPEDVKLQVIPQFHAGGQIYQLCHLAMGSTIVVCPRFDPDLVLRLLTDEGATAVGLVPSMLVAMLEAPAIRKTDLSRLTRVMYGGSSIPEDRLAQALELTNAAFLQTYGQTEAGVLVSVLDAQDHRAGASGAPQLLRSCGRAMLGYDIRIVDDAGRAVPDGELGELCVRGPSLMQGYWKKEAATAATLVEGQLHTGDVARRDGEGRFYIVDRKKDMIISGGENIASAEVEGALSGHPSVLDVAVIGVPDERWGEAVKAIVVRRAGSNPSADELLEHCRNHLGGFKVPKSVDFVDNLPRNASGKVLKAQLRNPYWEGRARKV from the coding sequence ATGAGGATCGACGACATCATCTGGCACAATGCGCGGGCGCGGGCCGACAAGCTCGCGGTCGCCTGCGGTGCGGTCAGGCTGAGCTTCGCACAGCTCGCCGAGCGCTCGCGCAAGGTTGCCAATGCGCTCGCCGGCCTCGGCGTGCAGCGCGGCGAGCGGGTCGCGGTGCTTGCCACCAACACGGCTGAATATGTCGAGGTCGTGTTCGGCATCGCCGCGGCCGGCGCGGTCTGGGTACCGCTCAATTTCCGGCTTGCCGCCGAAGAGCTTGAATTCATCATTGCCGACTCGGAAGCCGCTGCCGTCGTCTACACCCATGACATGGTGTCCGCGGTGGACGCGATCAGGGATCGCCTGCCGGCGGTGCGGACGTGGATACGGATCGGCGGCGGGGCGGCGGGTGGTGCTGCGGTCGCCTATGACGACATGCTGTCGCGCGCCAAAGCCAGCGCTCCGTCCACAATGGCATCGTCCGCCGATCTCTTCACCATCATGTATACGAGCGGCACGACCGGCCGGCCGAAAGGCGCGATGCTCTCGCATGAGGCGTTCTCGCTCGGAACGCTCTTGAGCTCGATCGCGCTGAACGCCCGCCCCGAAGACGTCAAGCTCCAGGTCATTCCGCAGTTTCATGCCGGCGGACAGATCTATCAGCTTTGTCATCTCGCGATGGGATCGACCATTGTGGTCTGCCCCCGCTTCGATCCGGATCTGGTGCTGCGCCTGCTGACCGACGAGGGCGCAACCGCGGTGGGCCTTGTGCCCTCGATGCTGGTTGCGATGCTGGAGGCGCCGGCGATCCGCAAGACCGACCTCAGCCGGCTGACGCGGGTGATGTATGGCGGCTCCTCGATCCCCGAGGACCGCCTGGCGCAGGCCCTGGAGCTGACCAACGCCGCGTTCCTGCAGACCTATGGCCAGACCGAGGCCGGCGTGCTGGTCTCCGTGCTCGACGCGCAGGACCACCGCGCCGGCGCCAGCGGCGCGCCGCAATTGCTGCGCTCGTGCGGCCGCGCGATGCTTGGCTACGACATCAGAATCGTCGATGACGCAGGCCGCGCGGTGCCGGACGGCGAGCTCGGCGAGCTGTGCGTGCGCGGCCCGAGCCTGATGCAGGGCTACTGGAAGAAGGAAGCCGCCACCGCCGCGACGCTCGTCGAAGGACAGCTACATACCGGCGACGTGGCGCGCAGGGATGGTGAAGGCCGCTTCTACATCGTCGACCGCAAGAAGGACATGATCATCTCGGGCGGCGAGAACATCGCCTCCGCGGAGGTCGAGGGCGCGCTGTCCGGTCATCCGTCGGTGCTCGATGTCGCCGTGATCGGCGTGCCCGACGAGCGCTGGGGCGAGGCGGTGAAGGCGATCGTCGTGCGCAGGGCGGGATCGAATCCGTCCGCCGACGAGCTGCTCGAGCATTGCCGGAACCATCTCGGCGGCTTCAAGGTGCCGAAATCGGTCGACTTCGTCGACAACCTGCCGCGAAATGCGTCGGGCAAGGTGCTGAAGGCCCAGCTCCGCAATCCGTACTGGGAAGGAAGGGCGCGCAAGGTATGA
- a CDS encoding amidohydrolase family protein → MATHPHQPVVLFGARVHAFDGRDGADAVLISGGRVAALGRKKDVLANIPTGTRRIDVGDATIMPGLIDTHPHLLHYGSLQRPLVDIADAVDHADICRRIAARAATTPEGEWIMTTPVGDAHYFIKRSFKDLAEGDLPTRQVLDQATSVHPVVIQAWAPRLPNAIAFNSLALEKLGITRETPERVANVWIEKDAEGVPTGRLRGSVTNYYNNDTFANDLWLKIPFLKYEHLEPGTRDAIAAYHKVGVTAVYENHMMDRSLIDAYRSLRDKGELELRVLASQEAEAYGMPWSKPRPMPDFMRRLENAASSIELSHDRFRFNGVTIMWDGTCFPGGMMMKEEYEGPYGEKTKGFYHITPEKAEIVMRFCAERRIRLNTMCMGAQANEENLAMLERVAREFDIRSLRWVLVHAVFIEPQQIKRYAKLNMALTTSMSFCWGKGDLFRQRMKHVKLDELQPLRLFFDSGFDIAGGSDWGPKNSFEQIELALTHEFGCSGHRNLGPNQKIDRAEALSMWTTGAASVMEWPEIGSLAVGCYGDVVVVDRDLAACPEAEIGKARALMTMVGGHVVHDCGDIPGAT, encoded by the coding sequence ATGGCTACTCATCCGCACCAGCCGGTGGTCCTGTTCGGCGCCCGCGTCCATGCTTTCGACGGACGCGACGGCGCCGACGCCGTGCTCATCTCCGGCGGCCGCGTCGCTGCGCTGGGCCGGAAGAAGGACGTGCTGGCCAACATTCCCACCGGCACGCGCCGGATCGATGTTGGTGATGCGACCATCATGCCGGGCCTGATCGATACCCATCCGCACCTCCTGCATTATGGCTCGCTGCAGCGGCCGCTGGTGGACATCGCCGATGCGGTCGATCATGCCGATATTTGCCGCCGGATCGCGGCGCGCGCCGCGACCACGCCCGAAGGCGAGTGGATCATGACCACGCCGGTCGGCGATGCGCACTACTTCATCAAGCGAAGCTTCAAGGATCTGGCCGAAGGGGACCTGCCGACCCGTCAGGTGCTCGACCAGGCGACATCGGTCCATCCGGTCGTGATCCAGGCCTGGGCGCCTCGGCTGCCCAACGCGATCGCCTTCAATTCGCTCGCGCTTGAAAAGCTCGGCATCACGCGCGAGACGCCGGAGCGGGTGGCCAACGTCTGGATCGAGAAGGATGCGGAAGGCGTGCCGACCGGCCGGCTGCGCGGCTCCGTCACCAACTACTACAACAACGACACCTTCGCGAACGATCTGTGGCTCAAGATCCCATTCCTCAAATACGAGCATCTCGAGCCCGGCACCAGGGATGCGATCGCGGCCTATCACAAGGTCGGCGTCACCGCGGTCTATGAAAATCACATGATGGACCGCAGCTTGATCGACGCCTACCGGTCGCTGCGCGACAAGGGCGAGCTGGAGCTTCGCGTGCTCGCCTCGCAGGAGGCGGAAGCCTACGGCATGCCCTGGAGCAAGCCACGGCCGATGCCCGATTTCATGCGCAGGCTGGAAAACGCCGCCTCGTCGATCGAGCTGAGCCACGATCGCTTCCGCTTCAACGGCGTGACCATCATGTGGGACGGCACCTGCTTCCCCGGCGGCATGATGATGAAGGAGGAATACGAGGGGCCTTACGGCGAAAAGACCAAGGGGTTCTATCACATCACGCCGGAAAAGGCGGAAATCGTCATGCGGTTCTGCGCCGAGCGCAGGATCCGGCTGAACACGATGTGCATGGGCGCGCAGGCGAACGAGGAAAATCTCGCGATGCTGGAGCGCGTGGCGCGGGAATTCGATATTCGCTCGCTGCGCTGGGTGCTGGTCCATGCTGTCTTCATCGAACCGCAGCAGATCAAGCGCTACGCGAAGCTCAACATGGCGCTGACGACCTCGATGTCGTTCTGCTGGGGCAAGGGCGACCTGTTCCGACAGCGCATGAAGCACGTCAAGCTCGACGAATTGCAGCCGCTGCGGCTGTTCTTCGACTCCGGCTTCGATATCGCGGGCGGCAGCGACTGGGGCCCGAAAAACTCCTTCGAGCAGATTGAGCTGGCGCTGACCCATGAATTCGGTTGCTCGGGCCATCGCAACCTCGGGCCCAACCAGAAGATCGACCGCGCCGAGGCGCTGTCGATGTGGACGACCGGAGCTGCGTCGGTGATGGAATGGCCCGAGATCGGATCGCTCGCGGTCGGCTGCTACGGCGACGTCGTCGTGGTGGACAGGGACCTCGCGGCATGTCCGGAAGCGGAGATCGGCAAGGCGCGCGCGCTGATGACCATGGTCGGTGGGCACGTGGTCCACGACTGCGGCGATATCCCTGGTGCGACATGA
- a CDS encoding ABC transporter ATP-binding protein, whose product MTSGELEISNLTKSFGGVQALAGVDLKVGAGETVGVIGPNGSGKTTLFNAITGIVAADGGSARWKQRDVDLLKLRPWEIFAAGIARTFQNIRLSPGQSILENVLVGCHLVARTGWWSVLCGLPQVKRHDESARQRAIDALEFVARDLAATPNRLAGELSYADRRRVEFARALVSGPDLLLLDEPTAGMNPRETEEIGDDIRKIAERGLSILVIEHKMKFVASLASRIAVLNFGKKIAEGSYDQVRSDPTVIASYLGRKGDHLSQNVVGEA is encoded by the coding sequence ATGACCTCAGGCGAGCTGGAGATCAGCAATCTCACGAAGTCCTTCGGCGGGGTACAGGCGCTCGCCGGCGTCGACCTCAAGGTCGGCGCCGGCGAGACCGTCGGCGTGATCGGTCCGAACGGTTCCGGCAAGACGACGCTGTTCAACGCGATCACCGGCATCGTCGCCGCCGACGGTGGCAGCGCCCGGTGGAAGCAGAGGGATGTCGACCTTCTCAAGCTCAGGCCGTGGGAGATCTTCGCGGCCGGCATCGCGCGCACCTTCCAGAACATCCGCCTGTCGCCCGGCCAGTCCATCCTCGAGAACGTGCTGGTCGGCTGTCATCTGGTGGCGCGCACCGGCTGGTGGAGCGTGCTGTGCGGGCTGCCGCAGGTGAAGCGGCACGACGAAAGTGCGCGCCAGCGCGCCATCGATGCGCTGGAATTCGTGGCGCGCGATCTCGCGGCAACGCCGAACCGGCTCGCGGGTGAACTGTCCTACGCCGATCGCCGCCGTGTCGAATTTGCGCGCGCGCTGGTGTCCGGTCCCGATCTGCTCCTGCTGGACGAGCCTACCGCCGGCATGAACCCGCGCGAGACCGAGGAGATCGGCGACGACATCCGCAAGATCGCGGAGCGCGGCCTGTCGATCCTCGTCATCGAGCACAAGATGAAGTTCGTCGCCTCGCTCGCCTCGCGCATCGCGGTTCTGAACTTTGGCAAGAAAATCGCCGAGGGCTCCTATGACCAGGTCAGGTCGGACCCGACCGTGATTGCCTCCTATCTCGGTCGCAAGGGCGATCATCTCTCGCAGAATGTTGTAGGGGAAGCGTAA
- a CDS encoding branched-chain amino acid ABC transporter permease — protein MTPAIVHPAVPGLQPWAKSLLLLVACPLAAASIRLLSATELGFVIAALAIFLFVPATRRIATGLLGRGAAGPSPWLASLLGAALVPFVLGSDGYWFFVLSLTMIFAMMALGLNIQLGEIGVVNLGFAGLFALAAYASTLLTIQGVPFWLAMLGATALCWVTGALLGLCSLRTTGDYFALVTLGFGLIVYQLVVNLRGLTRGSDGITNIPAITVFGHSAKSPLNIGGLVLPPQANGYYLCLAVLAVLVFVALRFRHSWIGRTWGAVRQDAVGVSCFGVNVPVFRVLTIAFGSAFAGPAGSLFAHLIGFISPDDFTLLQSIEVLAIVILGGMGNIGGILVGSAILMIMPEKLRALGDYRLMIYGAMLVVLLIYRPKGLFPDPRRIFDKA, from the coding sequence ATGACGCCAGCGATCGTCCATCCAGCCGTGCCGGGATTGCAGCCATGGGCGAAAAGCCTCCTGCTGCTTGTGGCGTGCCCGCTTGCGGCCGCTTCCATTCGCCTGCTCTCGGCGACCGAGCTTGGGTTCGTCATCGCCGCGCTGGCGATCTTCCTGTTTGTCCCTGCCACGCGTCGGATCGCCACCGGCCTGCTCGGACGGGGCGCGGCGGGCCCGTCCCCCTGGCTCGCGTCCCTGCTCGGCGCCGCGCTCGTGCCCTTCGTGCTCGGCTCGGACGGCTACTGGTTCTTTGTCCTCTCGCTGACGATGATCTTCGCCATGATGGCGCTGGGGCTCAACATCCAGCTTGGCGAGATCGGCGTGGTCAATCTCGGCTTTGCCGGCCTGTTCGCGCTCGCCGCCTACGCAAGCACGCTGCTCACCATCCAGGGCGTGCCGTTCTGGCTTGCGATGCTCGGCGCCACCGCCTTGTGCTGGGTGACGGGAGCGCTGCTGGGACTGTGTTCGCTGCGGACCACCGGCGACTATTTCGCGCTGGTCACGCTCGGCTTCGGGCTGATCGTCTACCAGCTCGTCGTCAACCTGCGCGGCCTCACCCGCGGATCCGACGGGATCACCAACATCCCGGCGATCACCGTGTTCGGCCACAGCGCCAAGTCGCCATTGAACATCGGCGGCCTCGTGCTGCCGCCGCAGGCCAACGGCTACTATCTGTGCCTCGCAGTCCTGGCGGTGCTGGTGTTCGTGGCGCTGCGCTTCAGGCATTCCTGGATCGGGCGGACCTGGGGCGCGGTCCGCCAGGATGCCGTCGGTGTCTCGTGCTTCGGCGTCAACGTGCCCGTTTTCCGGGTGCTGACGATCGCGTTCGGCAGCGCATTCGCAGGTCCAGCCGGCAGCCTGTTTGCGCACCTGATCGGCTTCATATCGCCGGATGATTTCACGCTGCTGCAGTCGATCGAGGTGCTCGCGATCGTGATCCTCGGCGGCATGGGGAATATCGGCGGCATCCTTGTCGGCAGCGCCATCCTCATGATCATGCCGGAGAAGCTGAGGGCCCTCGGCGACTACCGGTTGATGATCTATGGCGCGATGCTGGTGGTGCTCTTGATCTATCGGCCGAAGGGGCTGTTTCCCGATCCGCGGCGCATTTTCGACAAGGCGTGA
- a CDS encoding branched-chain amino acid ABC transporter permease, whose product MELFLQYLVNALALSAIYALIAIGISLFFGIIGVVNLAHGDIAAVGVFAALAVFQGVLGTAGTETPGLMLSVAAIAAGVLAAVIVGVVFYLVALRPVAGAPPIIGLLSSVGAGFVIREAILNFYPNGRNPQPFPSFVPPRSYDLGSVFIDLKQIVLVVTTAILVVVLSFIVERTRLGRATRSILNNREVALSLGVPVLKVTLAMFVIGATLAGIAGLLNAVYYNVVQSDMGVLLTVKGFTAAVVGGLGNIYGAVLGALLIGLIESMASGYLPDGSAYKDVAVFAVLIAVLIVRPVGLLGRASGDRV is encoded by the coding sequence ATGGAGCTGTTCCTCCAGTATCTGGTGAACGCACTGGCGCTGTCGGCGATCTATGCCTTGATCGCCATCGGCATCAGCCTGTTCTTCGGCATCATCGGGGTCGTCAATCTCGCCCACGGCGACATCGCCGCCGTGGGTGTGTTTGCCGCGCTCGCGGTGTTCCAGGGCGTGCTGGGTACGGCGGGCACCGAGACGCCCGGCCTGATGCTCTCGGTCGCGGCGATCGCGGCCGGCGTGCTCGCCGCCGTGATCGTCGGAGTCGTCTTCTATCTCGTGGCGCTGCGGCCGGTCGCCGGCGCGCCGCCGATCATCGGGCTGCTGTCTTCGGTCGGCGCTGGCTTCGTGATCCGGGAGGCGATCCTCAACTTCTATCCGAACGGCCGCAACCCCCAGCCGTTTCCGTCCTTCGTCCCGCCGCGCTCCTATGATCTCGGCTCCGTATTCATCGATCTCAAGCAGATCGTGCTGGTCGTCACCACGGCGATCCTCGTGGTCGTGCTCTCGTTCATTGTCGAAAGGACGCGGCTCGGGCGGGCGACGCGGAGCATCCTGAACAACCGCGAGGTCGCGCTGTCGCTGGGGGTGCCGGTGCTCAAGGTCACGCTGGCGATGTTCGTGATCGGTGCCACGCTCGCCGGCATCGCCGGATTGCTCAATGCGGTCTACTATAATGTCGTGCAGTCCGACATGGGCGTGCTGCTCACGGTGAAAGGGTTCACCGCCGCCGTGGTCGGCGGGCTTGGTAATATCTATGGCGCCGTGCTGGGCGCGCTCCTGATCGGGTTGATCGAGTCGATGGCGAGCGGCTATCTGCCGGATGGCTCGGCCTACAAGGACGTCGCGGTTTTCGCCGTCCTGATCGCCGTGCTGATCGTCCGGCCGGTGGGCCTGCTGGGCCGCGCCAGCGGAGACAGGGTCTGA
- a CDS encoding branched-chain amino acid ABC transporter substrate-binding protein — translation MKISGRLTAGVALVAITLLGGAGMIGAQEKKTVKIAYVGPLTGPNTAMGIGTRNSLELAIREANASNALPFKLELVSETDDSKPSTGVAAVQKLCNDPDVVAASAHWNSPVALATIPYFQQCGLLNLVSGASVDDLTRQGVAEIARVNTPFAYLLPHLAKSLTADLKIMTIAIVKSRDAFGEAGSAGFIPEYQKLGGKVVAEEGYNVGDRDFTALLTKVRSLRPDAVYLSGLTTEAALVARQMRQLGMQMPLIGHAGWQTSTFIEAAGEAGEGAIVVTSLPFLKDLPGGEGFAKRYAEANFKEPAEAYGPFGYAAGQVMVDLLKRYGADRKAIVKGVREPHDFETIFGKGKFDASGELQPKYVDMAVLKNRDWVPLRK, via the coding sequence ATGAAAATATCTGGAAGATTGACGGCTGGTGTGGCGCTCGTGGCGATCACGCTCCTTGGCGGCGCCGGCATGATCGGCGCGCAGGAAAAGAAGACCGTGAAGATCGCCTATGTCGGGCCGCTGACCGGACCCAATACCGCGATGGGGATCGGCACGCGCAATTCGCTGGAGCTTGCGATCCGCGAGGCCAATGCGAGCAATGCGCTGCCATTCAAGCTCGAGCTGGTTTCGGAGACCGATGATTCCAAGCCTTCGACCGGCGTCGCCGCCGTCCAGAAGCTGTGCAACGATCCGGACGTTGTGGCCGCCTCCGCACACTGGAACAGCCCGGTCGCGCTCGCGACGATTCCCTATTTCCAGCAATGCGGGCTGCTTAACCTGGTGTCCGGCGCTTCCGTCGATGACCTCACGCGCCAGGGCGTGGCCGAGATCGCGCGCGTCAATACGCCCTTTGCGTATCTGCTGCCGCACCTCGCCAAAAGCCTGACGGCAGACCTCAAGATCATGACGATCGCGATCGTGAAATCGCGCGACGCCTTTGGCGAGGCCGGATCGGCCGGCTTCATTCCCGAATATCAGAAGCTCGGCGGCAAGGTGGTCGCGGAAGAAGGCTACAATGTCGGCGACCGCGACTTCACCGCGCTCCTGACCAAGGTGCGCTCGCTGCGGCCGGATGCCGTCTATCTCTCGGGCCTGACCACGGAGGCCGCGCTGGTCGCGCGCCAGATGCGGCAGCTCGGGATGCAGATGCCGCTGATCGGGCATGCCGGCTGGCAGACCTCGACCTTCATCGAAGCGGCGGGTGAAGCCGGCGAGGGCGCGATCGTCGTCACCTCGCTGCCGTTTCTGAAGGATCTCCCCGGCGGCGAAGGTTTCGCCAAGCGCTACGCTGAAGCCAATTTCAAGGAGCCGGCCGAAGCCTATGGTCCGTTCGGCTACGCCGCCGGACAGGTGATGGTTGACCTGCTGAAGCGATATGGGGCCGACCGCAAGGCGATCGTGAAGGGCGTGCGGGAGCCGCACGATTTCGAGACCATCTTCGGCAAGGGCAAGTTCGACGCCAGTGGCGAACTGCAGCCGAAATATGTCGACATGGCGGTGCTGAAGAACCGCGACTGGGTGCCGCTGCGCAAGTGA
- a CDS encoding ABC transporter ATP-binding protein encodes MLRVDGLSVRYGPVEALSDVSLTVGRGEAVCLLGSNGAGKTTLIRTLAGLVQPSGGRISFEDVPLDSKPPEFRANAGIAVVFEGRGMLSAMTVRENLLMGGYLRRQSELAHDIEQVFAQFPRLAERQHQLAGTLSGGEQQMVAIGRALMARPKIVLMDEPSMGLAPVVVEQVFEIVAGFVRQGIALLLVEQNVHMAIENCARFYVLGKGRMELTGSINAGVLVSDDGRRLAEADLETAYLGG; translated from the coding sequence GTGTTGCGCGTGGATGGTCTGAGCGTCCGCTACGGTCCCGTGGAGGCGCTTTCCGACGTGAGCCTGACCGTGGGCCGGGGCGAGGCGGTTTGCCTGCTCGGCAGCAACGGCGCCGGCAAGACAACGCTGATCCGCACGCTTGCCGGGCTCGTGCAGCCAAGCGGCGGGCGCATATCGTTCGAGGACGTTCCGCTCGACAGCAAGCCGCCGGAGTTTCGCGCCAACGCCGGTATCGCGGTGGTGTTCGAGGGCCGTGGCATGCTGTCCGCCATGACTGTCCGCGAGAATCTCCTGATGGGCGGTTATCTGCGCAGGCAATCGGAGCTTGCGCACGACATCGAGCAGGTGTTCGCGCAGTTCCCGCGCCTTGCCGAACGGCAGCACCAGCTTGCCGGCACGCTTTCGGGCGGCGAACAGCAGATGGTCGCGATCGGCCGCGCGCTGATGGCGCGCCCCAAGATCGTGCTGATGGACGAGCCTTCCATGGGGCTCGCGCCGGTCGTGGTCGAACAGGTTTTCGAGATCGTCGCAGGTTTCGTCCGGCAAGGCATCGCGCTTCTGCTGGTCGAGCAGAACGTGCACATGGCGATCGAGAACTGCGCGCGGTTTTACGTGCTGGGAAAGGGGCGGATGGAGTTGACCGGCAGCATCAATGCCGGCGTGCTCGTCTCCGATGACGGGCGGCGCCTCGCCGAAGCGGATTTGGAAACGGCTTATCTGGGAGGGTGA
- the cobF gene encoding precorrin-6A synthase (deacetylating) yields the protein MLTLSLIGIGCGDPGQLTLAAVRAINAADLILIPRKGAAKADLADLRRTICEQVLDNQRARLAEFDLPVRDAEGEDYRKGVDDWHDAVAQAWSGEIARHLGDRGKVALLIWGDPSLYDSSLRIARRLQPAPTIEVVPGVTAIQALCAAHRIPLNEIAEPFLVTTGRRLRDAGWPVGIDTVVVMLDGGAAFQSLDSKGVHIWWGACLGMPDQLIMAGPLAEVGPAIVAARQEARASHGWIMDTYILRRNAPRA from the coding sequence ATGCTGACACTCTCTTTGATAGGAATCGGCTGCGGCGATCCCGGGCAGCTGACGCTCGCGGCCGTCAGGGCGATCAATGCCGCCGACCTGATCCTGATTCCGCGCAAGGGCGCGGCGAAGGCCGATCTTGCCGACTTGCGCCGCACCATCTGCGAACAGGTTCTCGACAATCAGCGTGCGCGTCTCGCCGAGTTCGACCTGCCGGTGCGCGATGCGGAAGGCGAGGATTATCGCAAGGGCGTCGACGATTGGCATGATGCGGTAGCCCAGGCCTGGTCGGGCGAGATCGCGCGGCATCTCGGCGACCGCGGCAAGGTTGCGCTTCTGATCTGGGGCGATCCCTCGCTCTATGATTCGAGCTTGCGGATCGCACGGCGGTTGCAGCCGGCGCCGACGATCGAGGTGGTTCCCGGCGTCACGGCGATCCAGGCGCTCTGCGCCGCGCACCGCATCCCGCTGAACGAAATTGCCGAGCCGTTTCTGGTCACCACGGGCCGCCGCTTGCGCGACGCCGGCTGGCCGGTCGGCATCGATACGGTCGTGGTGATGCTGGATGGCGGTGCGGCGTTCCAGTCGCTCGATTCGAAAGGCGTGCACATCTGGTGGGGCGCTTGTCTCGGGATGCCTGATCAGCTCATCATGGCCGGTCCACTTGCCGAGGTGGGGCCAGCGATCGTGGCCGCGCGGCAAGAGGCGCGCGCCAGCCACGGCTGGATCATGGACACCTATATTCTCAGGCGCAACGCGCCGCGTGCTTGA
- a CDS encoding energy-coupling factor ABC transporter permease, giving the protein MHIEPGIVDGTKIVLSYATAAAAGGYAVKLAATAVREQGIASFALRTVITTALVFSFFEVLPHFRVGVSEVHFILGSTLFLLFGAAPAAFGLALGLLLQGLFFVPVDLPQYGMNVTTLLVPLFAINALAARIIPAKSAYVDLQYRQALALSTAYQSGIVAWVAFWALYGAGFGAQNLAAIASFAVSYALVIVIEPLADLAVLAFAKSLRSVTARGLVTYRLHNAV; this is encoded by the coding sequence ATGCATATCGAACCGGGTATCGTTGACGGCACCAAGATCGTGCTGAGCTATGCGACGGCTGCGGCCGCCGGCGGTTATGCGGTCAAGCTCGCGGCAACGGCGGTGCGCGAGCAGGGCATCGCCTCGTTCGCGCTGCGGACGGTGATCACCACCGCGCTGGTGTTCTCGTTCTTCGAGGTGCTGCCGCATTTCCGGGTCGGCGTCTCCGAGGTGCACTTCATCCTCGGCTCAACGCTGTTCCTGCTGTTCGGCGCGGCGCCGGCCGCGTTCGGGCTTGCGCTCGGCCTTCTGCTGCAGGGATTGTTCTTCGTGCCGGTCGACCTGCCGCAGTACGGCATGAACGTCACGACGCTGCTGGTGCCGCTGTTTGCGATCAATGCGCTTGCCGCGCGCATCATTCCCGCGAAGTCAGCCTATGTCGATTTGCAGTACCGCCAGGCGCTGGCGCTCTCGACGGCCTATCAGTCCGGCATCGTCGCCTGGGTCGCGTTCTGGGCGCTTTATGGCGCAGGCTTTGGCGCCCAGAACCTGGCAGCGATCGCATCCTTTGCGGTCTCCTATGCGCTGGTCATCGTCATCGAGCCGCTCGCCGATCTCGCGGTGCTGGCGTTCGCGAAGTCGCTGCGCAGCGTGACGGCGCGCGGCCTCGTCACCTATCGTCTGCACAATGCCGTCTAG